Proteins from one Panicum virgatum strain AP13 chromosome 7K, P.virgatum_v5, whole genome shotgun sequence genomic window:
- the LOC120639714 gene encoding cycloartenol-C-24-methyltransferase 1-like — protein sequence MSQSGAFHLSTGFHGSTGLQGKQIDKDQLESTVEQYAKYHDLHGGDEEFRKSNYSDLVNKYYDLVTSFTEYHWGQSFHFAQRWRGETIRESIKRFEHFIALQLGLKKGMKVLDVGCGIGGPLREIARFSSTEITGLNNNAYQISRGKELISLAGLSDQCNFIKGDFMKMPLPDNTFDAAYAIEATMHAPDALGAYREIYRVLKPGQYFALDELCLTDKFDPNNSKHRDIKAEIELGTGLPAIRSTRECIQAMKDAGFEVIFAKDLAEDSDCPWYHEINPGHFSLKSISNSRVGHLLTRAIVGTLEFLHIAPKGCNRLFSILQTASHGLVTGSQEQIFTVSFFVLGRKPLKEGEI from the exons ATGTCACAGTCTGGGGCCTTCCATCTTTCTACGGGCTTCCATGGTTCTACGGGCTTGCAAGGGAAACAAATTGACAAGGATCAACTTGAATCGACCGTAGAACa ATATGCAAAGTATCATGACCTGCACGGAGGTGatgaggaattcaggaagtcgAACTATAGTGACTTG GTGAACAAGTATTACGATCTTGTAACAAGCTTCACTGAATACCACTGGGGTCAATCATTCCATTTCGCCCAAAG ATGGCGTGGAGAAACCATTCGCGAAAGCATCAAGAGATTTGAGCATTTTATTGCCCTTCAATTGGGGCTCAAGAAGGGAATGAAG GTCCTGGATGTAGGATGTGGAATTGGGGGACCCTTAAGAGAAATCGCCAGATTCAG CTCAACAGAGATAACTGGGTTGAACAACAATGCTTACCAGATATCAAGGGGCAAG GAGCTCATTTCTTTGGCAGGTTTGAGTGACCAGTGTAACTTTATAAAG GGAGACTTCATGAAGATGCCATTGCCTGATAACACCTTTGATGCAGCCTATGCAATTGAGGCCACAATGCATGCACCTGATGCA CTAGGAGCCTACAGGGAGATTTACAGAGTGCTGAAACCAGGCCAGTATTTTGCACTAGATGAACTGTGCTTGACTGATAAGTTTGATCCAAACAACTCTAAGCATAGGGACATCAAGGCAGAAATTGAGCTTGGCACTGGCCTGCCTGCCATCCGTAGCACTCGCGAGTGCATCCAAGCGATGAAAGATGCAGGATTCGAG GTTATCTTTGCGAAGGATCTTGCTGAGGACTCCGACTGCCCTTGGTACCATGAAATAAATCCTGGCCATTTCTCATTGAAGAGCATCAGTAACTCACGTGTTGGACACCTCCTCACTCGTGCAATT GTTGGCACACTCGAGTTCCTCCATATTGCCCCCAAAGGCTGCAACAGACTGTTCAGCATCCTGCAGACTGCCTCCCACGGCTTGGTGACGGGCAGCCA GGAACAGATTTTTACCGTGAGCTTCTTTGTCCTGGGCCGGAAACCTCTCAAGGAGGGTGAAATTTAA